A genomic window from Anthocerotibacter panamensis C109 includes:
- a CDS encoding three-Cys-motif partner protein TcmP: MSNTFFDESTEQSQIKTAIVSKYFWVWAKVILKATGKPSKIAYIDLFAGPGRYKDGTMSTPLRILISAIREEKIRDALITVFNDKDENNSQTLEREIQNLPGITTLKYKPQIYTGEVGTEIVKLFESRSIGPTLFFVDPWGYKGLSLKLINSVLKDWGCDCIFFFNYNRINMGLSNKAVHPHMNALFGEGRAEQLHQILKSMPPYEHELTIVEEISQTLRTGITPRYVLPFCFKNDKGTRTSHHLIFVSKHFKGYEIMKGIMAKESSSFDQGVPTFIYSPATERQPLLFELVRPLGDLEEILLQDYAGKTITMRKIYENHSVGKRYIEKTTKMFYKS; the protein is encoded by the coding sequence ATGAGCAACACTTTCTTTGATGAATCAACTGAGCAGTCCCAAATCAAAACAGCTATTGTATCAAAGTATTTTTGGGTATGGGCTAAAGTCATACTCAAGGCTACCGGAAAGCCCTCAAAAATTGCTTACATTGACCTTTTTGCTGGACCTGGACGATATAAAGATGGCACAATGTCAACACCTCTGCGAATTCTTATCTCAGCGATTAGAGAAGAAAAAATACGAGATGCGCTAATTACAGTTTTTAATGATAAAGATGAAAATAATTCACAAACCTTAGAGCGAGAAATACAAAATCTTCCAGGTATTACAACACTGAAATATAAGCCACAAATATACACAGGCGAAGTGGGAACTGAAATTGTAAAGCTTTTTGAAAGTAGAAGTATTGGTCCTACTTTATTTTTTGTAGATCCTTGGGGCTATAAGGGTCTTTCTTTAAAACTTATAAACTCTGTTTTGAAGGATTGGGGCTGTGATTGTATTTTCTTTTTTAATTACAATCGCATAAACATGGGTCTTAGCAATAAAGCTGTGCATCCTCATATGAATGCTTTATTTGGTGAGGGACGAGCAGAACAACTTCACCAAATTTTAAAATCGATGCCTCCCTATGAGCATGAGCTAACAATTGTTGAAGAAATCTCTCAAACATTACGGACAGGAATAACTCCTAGATACGTCCTCCCATTTTGTTTTAAAAATGACAAAGGTACTAGAACGAGCCATCACCTTATCTTTGTATCTAAGCACTTTAAAGGCTATGAAATCATGAAAGGTATTATGGCTAAAGAAAGTTCTAGCTTTGATCAAGGAGTCCCAACCTTTATTTACAGTCCAGCAACAGAGAGGCAGCCCTTACTTTTTGAGTTAGTACGTCCATTAGGTGATCTTGAAGAGATTCTGCTTCAGGATTACGCTGGGAAAACGATTACAATGCGTAAAATTTATGAGAATCATAGTGTTGGAAAAAGATATATAGAAAAAACTACAAAGATGTTTTACAAAAGTTAG